One genomic segment of Ferrimonas sp. YFM includes these proteins:
- the cyoE gene encoding heme o synthase has protein sequence MLKAIGWSKGRQGLAWRDLLEMTKPKVVLLMLVTALVGMALASPGMVSPRVLILGLSGIGLMAGAAAAVNHLLDRQIDLKMARTHKRPVATGRVSPFQGGMFALVIGTLGFVILYGFINPLTAWLTLASLVGYALVYTGFLKRATPQNIVIGGLAGAMPPLLGWTSVTGDLHGHGLLLVIIIFTWTPPHFWALAIHRREEYAKADIPMLPVTHGVEYTKTSILLYSFLLVIACMLPVLVGMSGALYLAGSTILSLWFLARAWQLKFAPKPDSAIKLFLLSIWQLLALFVLILVDHYLGVAL, from the coding sequence ATGCTGAAGGCGATTGGATGGAGTAAGGGGCGTCAGGGGCTGGCGTGGCGGGATCTGCTAGAGATGACCAAGCCCAAGGTGGTGCTGTTGATGCTGGTTACTGCCCTGGTGGGCATGGCTCTGGCTTCTCCCGGGATGGTCTCCCCCAGGGTGCTGATCCTGGGGCTGAGCGGCATCGGCTTGATGGCCGGTGCGGCGGCGGCGGTCAATCACCTGCTGGATCGGCAGATCGATCTTAAGATGGCCCGGACCCACAAACGGCCGGTGGCCACCGGCCGGGTCTCGCCGTTTCAGGGGGGGATGTTTGCCCTGGTGATCGGCACCCTGGGGTTTGTGATCCTCTACGGCTTCATCAACCCGTTGACCGCCTGGCTGACCCTGGCCAGCCTGGTGGGCTATGCCCTGGTGTACACCGGCTTTCTCAAGCGGGCGACGCCGCAGAATATCGTCATAGGCGGGCTGGCGGGGGCCATGCCGCCGCTGCTGGGCTGGACCAGTGTTACCGGGGACCTCCATGGCCACGGCCTGCTGCTGGTGATCATCATCTTTACCTGGACGCCGCCCCACTTCTGGGCCCTGGCCATTCACCGCCGGGAAGAGTACGCCAAGGCCGACATCCCCATGCTGCCGGTGACCCATGGGGTGGAGTACACCAAGACCTCCATACTGCTCTATAGCTTCCTGCTGGTGATCGCCTGCATGTTGCCCGTTCTGGTGGGCATGAGCGGCGCCCTCTATCTGGCGGGCTCCACCATCCTGAGTCTGTGGTTCCTGGCCCGGGCCTGGCAGCTCAAGTTTGCCCCTAAGCCGGATTCGGCCATCAAGCTGTTCCTGCTCTCCATTTGGCAGTTGCTGGCGCTGTTTGTGCTGATTCTGGTGGATCACTATCTGGGGGTGGCACTGTGA
- a CDS encoding COX15/CtaA family protein, with protein MNRLILATALLAFTVILVGAFTRLTDAGLGCPDWPGCYGFLTPTAAQANADLALSRYPDRPLEVAKAWAEMGHRYVASLLGLMILVIAVKCWRTHQRGHGLALAALVLFQGALGMWTVTLNLMPVVVMGHLLGGLTLFCLLILLWLRRRPHLPAALPALAVPAALALVALVMQIALGGWTSANYAAVVCTTLPVCEGSWWQNLDFASAFRLIQPQAESYEFGTLDYAARMTIHVTHRLWAVVTAALLFYLAWQLMRRPLWRPLGLAIALMTLLQVGLGLANVLFQLPLAVAVAHNGGGALLAMLLVSTNYLLRARAPSSSPVGEEAPC; from the coding sequence ATGAATCGATTGATACTGGCCACCGCTCTCCTCGCCTTTACCGTGATTTTGGTGGGGGCCTTTACCCGCCTCACCGATGCCGGTCTGGGGTGCCCGGACTGGCCCGGGTGCTACGGTTTCCTGACGCCCACCGCGGCTCAGGCCAATGCGGATCTGGCCCTGAGTCGCTACCCGGACAGGCCGCTGGAGGTGGCCAAAGCCTGGGCCGAGATGGGCCACCGTTATGTGGCCTCCCTGCTCGGCCTGATGATCCTGGTGATTGCGGTCAAATGTTGGCGCACACATCAGCGGGGACATGGCCTGGCCCTGGCGGCCCTGGTGCTGTTTCAGGGGGCTCTGGGGATGTGGACGGTCACCCTCAACCTGATGCCTGTGGTGGTGATGGGCCACCTGCTTGGCGGCCTGACGCTGTTTTGCCTGCTGATTCTGCTGTGGCTCCGGCGTCGGCCCCATCTGCCGGCGGCCTTGCCCGCCCTGGCGGTGCCCGCAGCCCTGGCGCTGGTGGCGCTGGTAATGCAGATCGCCCTGGGGGGCTGGACCTCCGCCAACTACGCGGCGGTGGTCTGCACCACCCTGCCGGTGTGCGAAGGGAGCTGGTGGCAGAATTTGGATTTTGCCTCTGCGTTTCGCCTGATTCAGCCCCAGGCCGAAAGCTATGAGTTCGGCACCCTGGATTACGCGGCGCGAATGACCATTCATGTGACCCACAGGCTGTGGGCGGTGGTGACCGCGGCCCTGCTGTTCTATCTGGCCTGGCAGCTGATGCGTCGCCCGCTGTGGCGCCCTCTGGGGCTGGCTATCGCCCTGATGACCCTGCTGCAGGTTGGACTGGGTCTTGCCAATGTGCTGTTCCAACTGCCCCTGGCAGTGGCAGTGGCGCACAACGGTGGCGGCGCCCTGCTGGCGATGCTGCTGGTCAGTACCAATTATCTGCTGCGGGCCCGGGCCCCCAGTTCAAGCCCTGTGGGGGAGGAGGCGCCATGCTGA
- a CDS encoding SCO family protein produces MSRALTLAIALVALAAGAMLALWSSKPPQVSALWLPEPRPLASFELTDDMGRPFNNDSLQGQWTLLFMGFTSCPDVCPGTMARLASSYDELSKAVPLQVVLLSVDPQRDSAERLHQYVTYFNPQFRGITGPHDQLYGLSRSMGLVYAMVESDGADGYSVDHSADIALINPRGELEALFRPQGEPGELRLVSMGHIRDDLPKIAAYGG; encoded by the coding sequence GTGAGTCGCGCATTGACCCTGGCCATTGCCCTGGTGGCACTGGCTGCCGGAGCCATGCTGGCCCTGTGGAGCAGCAAGCCGCCCCAGGTCTCGGCCCTGTGGCTTCCCGAACCCAGACCCCTGGCTTCTTTTGAGCTGACCGATGACATGGGGCGCCCCTTCAACAACGACAGCCTCCAGGGGCAGTGGACCCTGCTGTTTATGGGGTTTACCTCCTGCCCAGATGTTTGTCCGGGCACCATGGCTCGTCTGGCATCCAGCTATGACGAGCTGTCCAAGGCGGTGCCGCTGCAGGTGGTGCTGCTGTCGGTGGACCCTCAGCGGGACTCCGCCGAGCGGCTGCACCAGTACGTGACCTACTTCAATCCGCAGTTTCGCGGCATCACCGGTCCCCACGATCAGCTGTATGGCCTGAGCCGCAGCATGGGCCTGGTGTACGCCATGGTGGAGAGCGACGGGGCGGACGGTTACTCGGTGGACCACAGCGCGGACATCGCCCTGATCAATCCCAGGGGAGAGCTGGAAGCCCTGTTCCGGCCCCAGGGGGAGCCCGGTGAACTCCGATTGGTCTCCATGGGGCACATCCGCGACGATCTGCCCAAGATCGCCGCCTATGGTGGCTAG
- a CDS encoding SURF1 family protein, producing MIKKVLVPLVTLLTFCALVKLGWWQLQRAEEKRDLLAQMVQNGRVALRWEQLSDEPALTGRPLNISGVPRTEHSLLLDNRTLSGRVGYQWLLPLEVVPGEPWLLLDMGFVPSGRDRAVLPELPQVAQQLQLEGRLYRPGHNPLANRLLPEPGAVTRIQAVNFQELSAWLERPLHPWLLFVDQPADLGFERHWRPVTLSPERHQGYAMQWFGLALAWVVVVALVWRRPTTRVQAPNSIES from the coding sequence ATGATAAAGAAGGTCCTTGTTCCTCTGGTTACTTTGCTGACATTTTGCGCACTGGTCAAGCTGGGCTGGTGGCAACTGCAGCGGGCGGAGGAGAAGCGGGACCTGCTGGCTCAGATGGTCCAGAACGGCCGGGTGGCGCTGCGTTGGGAACAGCTCAGTGACGAGCCTGCCCTGACCGGGCGACCGCTGAACATCAGCGGTGTCCCCCGGACCGAGCACAGTCTGCTGCTGGATAACCGCACCCTGTCAGGTCGGGTGGGCTATCAATGGCTGCTGCCCCTGGAGGTGGTTCCGGGAGAACCCTGGCTGCTGCTGGACATGGGGTTTGTGCCATCAGGACGAGACAGGGCCGTGTTGCCTGAGTTGCCACAAGTGGCCCAGCAGCTGCAATTGGAGGGGCGGCTCTATCGCCCGGGGCACAACCCCCTGGCGAACCGGCTATTGCCGGAGCCCGGGGCGGTGACCCGAATTCAGGCGGTGAACTTTCAGGAGCTGTCCGCCTGGCTGGAGCGCCCGCTGCACCCCTGGTTGCTGTTTGTGGACCAACCTGCAGACCTGGGTTTCGAGCGACACTGGCGGCCGGTGACCCTGTCCCCGGAGCGGCATCAAGGCTATGCCATGCAGTGGTTCGGCCTAGCCTTGGCCTGGGTGGTGGTGGTGGCCCTGGTGTGGCGCCGCCCAACAACACGTGTTCAGGCACCCAACTCCATTGAGTCCTGA
- a CDS encoding DUF2909 domain-containing protein, translated as MELAIKLLIVALLLFIIFNLGRALVMMLRSKDAPKSMSHFLGRRVALSAFVIILLILAMMGGWIAPNPRPY; from the coding sequence ATGGAACTCGCCATCAAACTGCTGATCGTCGCCCTGCTGCTGTTCATCATCTTCAACCTGGGCCGGGCCCTGGTGATGATGCTCAGGAGCAAGGACGCCCCTAAATCCATGAGCCACTTCCTGGGACGGCGGGTGGCTCTCTCCGCCTTTGTCATCATCCTGCTGATCCTGGCGATGATGGGAGGCTGGATCGCCCCCAACCCCCGCCCCTACTGA